A part of Coriobacteriia bacterium genomic DNA contains:
- a CDS encoding alpha-amylase family glycosyl hydrolase, whose product MLGSPWWKTGVIYQIAVPSFADSDGDGRGDLRGIIGKLDYLNDGTEASLGVDAIWLTPINTSPLRDFGYDVADYRAIDPRFGTIEDLDELIAECHRRGMRVMMDLVLNHTSDEHPWFVESRSSRDNPRRDWYVWKDGRSPGKPPNDWLAVVEGSAWAYDETTGQYYYHAFLPFQPDLNWRNPEVRQEMLDVAEFWLGRGVDGFRLDLINFLYEDAALRDNPGRLGVRPYLAQRHVHDFSQPESLGIAQALRDLADRFGERTLMGEVCTDTPDDCLAYLGDGTDRLHLSFYLDFIRQRWSATGFSRSVGWLEAHLPPAAWPCYYLDNHDLPRSFTRLGAPGAEERRARVAAAMLLTLRGTPIIYYGQELGMARSRVPRQAMDDPVGIKFWPLRVGRDGSRTPMQWAPGPNAGFTDGTPWLPVDALCARRNVATELTQPRSLLDWYRRLIRLRRATPALQTGSYRAIRATPGSVYAYVREHGGERAAVLLNFAARASELELPTDLCDHRPWSCALSTHTAEGEIRGPRLKLEPYEALIMVSR is encoded by the coding sequence ATGTTGGGATCGCCATGGTGGAAGACAGGGGTGATCTACCAGATCGCCGTGCCGAGCTTCGCCGACAGTGACGGCGACGGGCGCGGGGACCTGCGCGGCATCATCGGCAAGCTCGACTACCTGAACGACGGCACTGAGGCATCGCTCGGCGTCGACGCCATCTGGCTCACACCGATCAACACCTCCCCGCTCAGGGACTTCGGCTATGACGTGGCCGACTACCGTGCCATCGATCCCCGCTTCGGCACGATAGAGGACCTCGACGAACTCATCGCCGAGTGCCACCGGCGAGGCATGCGCGTGATGATGGACCTCGTGCTGAACCACACATCCGACGAGCACCCGTGGTTCGTCGAGTCGCGGTCGTCGCGCGACAACCCGCGCCGTGACTGGTACGTCTGGAAGGACGGCCGCTCGCCGGGCAAGCCACCGAACGACTGGCTCGCTGTGGTGGAGGGAAGCGCCTGGGCGTACGACGAGACGACCGGACAGTACTACTACCACGCGTTCCTGCCGTTCCAGCCCGACCTCAACTGGCGAAATCCCGAGGTGCGGCAGGAGATGCTCGACGTTGCCGAGTTCTGGCTCGGCAGGGGCGTGGACGGCTTTCGGCTCGACCTCATCAACTTCCTCTACGAGGATGCGGCGCTGCGTGACAACCCGGGGCGGCTGGGAGTCCGGCCCTACCTCGCACAGCGGCATGTGCACGACTTCTCGCAGCCGGAGAGCCTGGGGATCGCGCAGGCGCTGCGCGATCTGGCCGACAGGTTCGGCGAGCGGACGCTCATGGGTGAGGTGTGCACGGACACGCCCGACGACTGCCTCGCATACCTCGGCGACGGAACCGACCGCCTGCACCTCTCCTTCTATCTCGACTTCATCCGGCAGCGCTGGAGCGCGACCGGCTTCAGCCGCTCGGTGGGGTGGCTCGAGGCGCATCTGCCCCCCGCAGCCTGGCCGTGCTACTACCTGGACAATCACGACCTGCCGCGCAGCTTCACGCGACTCGGCGCGCCCGGGGCCGAGGAGCGGAGAGCACGAGTCGCCGCGGCGATGCTGCTGACGCTCCGCGGCACGCCGATCATCTACTACGGGCAGGAGCTCGGCATGGCGCGGAGCCGGGTGCCACGACAGGCGATGGATGACCCGGTGGGGATCAAGTTCTGGCCGCTTCGTGTGGGCCGAGACGGGTCGCGCACTCCGATGCAGTGGGCACCGGGGCCCAACGCCGGGTTCACCGACGGTACACCGTGGCTGCCGGTCGATGCTCTGTGCGCGCGAAGGAACGTCGCAACCGAGCTCACGCAGCCCCGGTCGCTGCTCGACTGGTACCGCCGGCTCATTCGGCTGCGCCGCGCGACACCCGCGCTCCAGACCGGCTCGTACCGGGCGATCCGAGCCACGCCGGGTAGTGTGTACGCGTACGTCCGGGAGCACGGGGGCGAGCGGGCAGCCGTGCTCCTCAACTTCGCCGCCCGGGCGAGCGAGCTGGAATTGCCCACCGACCTCTGCGACCACCGGCCATGGTCATGCGCACTCTCGACGCACACCGCCGAGGGCGAGATCCGAGGTCCCAGGCTGAAGCTGGAACCCTACGAGGCGCTCATCATGGTCTCGCGGTAG
- a CDS encoding acyl-CoA dehydratase activase: protein MRKGYLGVDIGSISTKAVVIDEGGAILAESYLWTEGNPIAAVKRVLIEMESQLAGSDVCVLSSGTTGSARELIGSVLGAQVVKNEITAHAMGTLSLHPDVHTIFEIGGQDSKIIVLRDGVPVDYAMNTLCAAGTGSFLSSQSRRLGIPVEEFGDYALRSQRPTKIAGRCTVFAESDLVHKAQIGYAIEDIIAGLCNAIVGNYLNNVGKGKEIQPPIVFQGGVSKNVGVVEAFKRLTGHDVQVDECGHLMGALGIALLARDTGVEREFDFGVRDMSFDTVGDECGGCANNCEVVCVLRNGEFVDGWGNRCATGIERVKTTLRA, encoded by the coding sequence GTGCGTAAGGGTTACCTGGGTGTGGACATCGGTTCGATCTCGACCAAGGCCGTGGTGATCGACGAGGGGGGCGCGATCCTCGCCGAGTCGTACCTGTGGACCGAGGGCAATCCGATCGCGGCCGTCAAGCGCGTGCTGATCGAGATGGAATCGCAGCTTGCAGGCTCGGACGTCTGCGTTCTGTCGTCCGGTACAACCGGTTCGGCGCGCGAGCTCATCGGCTCTGTGCTCGGCGCGCAGGTGGTGAAGAACGAGATCACGGCGCACGCGATGGGCACCCTGTCGCTTCATCCCGACGTCCACACGATCTTCGAGATCGGAGGCCAGGACTCGAAGATCATCGTCCTGCGCGACGGCGTCCCGGTCGACTACGCGATGAACACGCTGTGCGCGGCGGGGACGGGCTCGTTCCTCTCCTCGCAGTCGCGGCGCCTCGGCATACCTGTCGAGGAGTTCGGCGACTACGCGCTCCGGTCGCAGCGTCCCACCAAGATCGCGGGCCGCTGCACGGTGTTCGCCGAGTCGGACCTGGTGCACAAGGCGCAGATCGGGTACGCGATCGAAGACATCATCGCGGGGCTGTGCAACGCGATCGTCGGCAACTACCTCAACAACGTCGGCAAGGGCAAGGAGATCCAGCCGCCGATCGTGTTCCAGGGCGGCGTGAGCAAGAACGTCGGCGTGGTCGAGGCGTTCAAGCGTCTGACCGGACACGATGTCCAGGTGGACGAGTGCGGCCACCTCATGGGCGCACTCGGCATCGCGCTGCTCGCCAGAGACACGGGCGTCGAGAGGGAGTTCGACTTCGGCGTGCGCGACATGAGCTTCGACACCGTCGGCGACGAGTGCGGCGGCTGCGCGAACAACTGCGAGGTGGTCTGCGTCCTGCGCAACGGCGAGTTCGTCGATGGGTGGGGCAACCGTTGTGCGACCGGGATCGAGCGGGTGAAGACTACGCTCCGCGCGTAA
- a CDS encoding polymer-forming cytoskeletal protein: MSDTMKRGDVRVSGAGTIATGTYRTVSVSGSATLAGDVDCTDFKVSGAAEGDGTLRAENVTVHGTLGYRGDADVGHLRVTGTASFHTLKVADVSASGTLAVTALSATTVKVLGFLNVLGDCEAERFETQGAFTVVGLLNAGAVDVTLGGKCSAGEIGGEAVTVRIGVGALKRFVTSLVPGWELRLTADSIEGDDVRLEHTTARAVRGTTVVIGQGCEIDLVEYTGEYSAAPDAKVKTVRKVSEGEPEGGDAGA, from the coding sequence ATGAGCGACACGATGAAACGCGGCGACGTACGGGTGTCAGGCGCCGGCACGATCGCTACCGGTACCTACCGCACTGTGAGCGTGAGCGGCTCGGCCACGCTCGCGGGCGACGTCGACTGCACGGACTTCAAGGTCTCGGGCGCGGCCGAGGGCGATGGCACGCTCCGCGCGGAGAACGTCACCGTGCACGGCACCCTCGGCTACCGGGGCGATGCCGACGTGGGCCACCTGCGCGTGACCGGTACAGCATCCTTCCACACCCTCAAGGTCGCCGATGTCAGTGCCTCGGGCACCCTCGCTGTAACCGCGCTGTCCGCCACCACCGTGAAGGTGCTGGGCTTCCTGAACGTCTTGGGGGACTGCGAGGCAGAGCGCTTCGAGACACAAGGCGCGTTCACGGTCGTCGGCCTACTGAACGCGGGGGCCGTGGACGTCACACTCGGCGGCAAGTGCTCCGCCGGTGAGATCGGCGGCGAGGCGGTGACCGTCCGCATCGGCGTAGGAGCGCTCAAGCGGTTCGTGACGTCGCTCGTCCCCGGGTGGGAGCTGCGCCTTACGGCCGACTCCATCGAGGGAGACGATGTCCGGCTGGAGCACACCACGGCTCGCGCGGTGCGCGGGACCACCGTGGTCATCGGGCAGGGCTGCGAAATCGATCTGGTGGAGTACACCGGCGAGTACTCGGCCGCTCCCGACGCGAAGGTCAAGACGGTGCGCAAGGTGAGCGAGGGTGAGCCCGAAGGGGGCGACGCCGGCGCATAG
- a CDS encoding DegV family protein, producing MTVEKIAIMVDSGCDVPREYREKYNMYVAPLTIIYKDAEYQDGIDIDPETVYARFSEEVPSTSLPSPATVTELFKQIKADGFEKVIVVVISSGLSGTFNMLSNFGPEPEGLEAYYVDTKNIGIGSGLTAIRAGELIEQGLPFAEVCRQAEFAVKNTKIFFCVATLEYLVKGGRIGRVAGMVGMLLDVKPVISCNEDGIYDTVGKARGREKSLKLALEKAVEFAEGAKEYNIAVVQGAAEAEGKALMAAMKERLPDFRYAIEEQLTPALVVHTGPGLIGIGVQRLA from the coding sequence ATGACCGTCGAGAAGATAGCGATCATGGTCGATTCCGGTTGTGACGTGCCTCGCGAGTACCGCGAGAAGTACAACATGTACGTCGCCCCGCTCACGATCATCTACAAGGACGCCGAATACCAGGACGGGATCGACATCGATCCGGAGACGGTCTACGCACGGTTCTCCGAAGAAGTTCCTTCGACGTCATTGCCCAGCCCCGCCACGGTCACCGAGCTCTTCAAGCAGATCAAGGCGGACGGCTTCGAGAAGGTCATCGTCGTCGTCATCTCCAGCGGGCTCAGTGGGACCTTCAACATGCTGAGCAATTTCGGCCCGGAACCCGAGGGGCTCGAGGCGTACTACGTCGACACGAAGAACATCGGCATCGGCAGCGGCCTCACAGCGATTCGCGCGGGCGAGCTGATCGAGCAGGGACTCCCGTTTGCCGAGGTGTGCCGCCAAGCCGAGTTCGCCGTGAAGAACACGAAGATCTTCTTCTGCGTCGCGACACTCGAGTACCTGGTGAAGGGCGGGCGGATCGGTCGCGTTGCGGGAATGGTGGGCATGCTCCTCGACGTGAAGCCGGTCATCTCATGCAATGAGGACGGCATCTACGACACCGTGGGCAAGGCCCGGGGGCGCGAGAAATCACTCAAGCTAGCGCTCGAGAAGGCGGTCGAGTTCGCCGAAGGCGCCAAGGAGTACAACATCGCGGTCGTACAAGGCGCCGCCGAAGCAGAGGGAAAGGCGCTGATGGCAGCCATGAAGGAGCGCCTGCCGGACTTCCGCTATGCGATCGAGGAGCAGCTGACCCCTGCGCTCGTTGTGCACACCGGCCCCGGGCTTATCGGGATAGGCGTACAGCGGCTGGCGTAG
- the zwf gene encoding glucose-6-phosphate dehydrogenase, with the protein MPQRDAAPTVLVVFGATGDLMARKIVPSLYHLSREGLLPPLLRVVGFSRRDWSDDDLQAHVKAIIAEKYPSADALDEFLALFTYQQGTFADESAYAELARFTEEAAREWNACTNKLFYLAVPPQNYETILGNLARSGLTAACSAETGYTRVLVEKPFGHDVGSSKALDDLLASLFREEQIYRIDHYLAKEMLQGILAFRFHNDLLESDWNRETIERIDISLLETLGVEKRGAFYDGVGALRDVGQNHLLQMLALVTMEQPAGLDADSIRAARAALLGGLRPLRSEEVARRTYRAQYDGYCQIVGVDPASQTETYFKLETVMSGHRWAGVPVTFESGKRVGEAPLKRIVVTFRHRHPCLCGKAKTHLRNQVIFTLEPNDTIEITFWAKRPGFDYEVEKRTFGFALYEKTERLQYVAEYAKLLYDAILGDQTAFVSTDEVRAMWAFIDPVIDEWREGVTPLETYAPDTEEPVRHAAAALRANQRGRQIGVAGLGKMGAGIALNLADHGWEVVGWNRTVQVAHDLAEDGVFPADTLEALVAVLRPPRVVWLMIPAGRPVDAVLFSDDGKHGLADLLEPGDIVIDGGNSRYADDEPRAARLAERGIGFLDCGTSGGPAGARHGACLMIGGDRATFERVEPVFADVAVRDGYRFFDGVGSGHFVKMVHNGIEYGMMQAIAEGFALMHDSSRDLDLAAVADVYQHASVIESRLVGWLGSAYERFGCDLEPVSGSPGHTGEGAWTIDAAREAGIPVPAIEAALQFRIDADDSPSYTGKVVQALRNEFGGHGLAPGTSK; encoded by the coding sequence ATGCCACAACGGGATGCTGCGCCCACGGTCCTTGTCGTGTTCGGCGCCACGGGCGACCTCATGGCACGCAAGATCGTGCCGTCGCTCTACCACCTCAGCCGCGAAGGCCTTCTGCCCCCGCTGTTGCGCGTCGTCGGCTTCTCACGGCGAGACTGGTCCGACGATGACCTGCAGGCGCACGTGAAGGCGATCATCGCCGAGAAGTACCCCTCCGCGGATGCGCTCGACGAGTTCCTGGCGCTCTTCACCTATCAGCAGGGCACGTTCGCCGATGAATCCGCCTACGCCGAGCTCGCCCGCTTCACCGAGGAAGCAGCTCGCGAGTGGAACGCGTGCACGAACAAGCTCTTCTACCTCGCGGTTCCTCCCCAGAACTACGAGACGATCCTCGGCAACCTCGCCCGTAGCGGTCTCACAGCCGCGTGCAGCGCCGAGACCGGCTACACGCGCGTGCTGGTGGAGAAGCCCTTCGGCCATGATGTCGGCAGCTCGAAAGCGCTCGACGATCTGCTCGCCTCGCTCTTCCGCGAGGAGCAGATCTACCGCATCGACCATTACCTCGCCAAGGAGATGCTCCAAGGGATCCTCGCCTTCCGCTTCCACAACGACTTGCTCGAGTCCGATTGGAACCGCGAGACCATCGAGCGCATCGACATCTCGCTGCTCGAGACCCTCGGCGTGGAGAAGCGGGGCGCCTTCTACGACGGCGTCGGTGCGTTGCGCGACGTGGGGCAGAACCACCTGCTCCAGATGCTCGCGCTCGTCACCATGGAGCAGCCTGCGGGGCTTGACGCCGATTCCATCAGGGCGGCGCGCGCCGCGCTTCTCGGCGGGCTGCGGCCGCTGCGTTCCGAGGAGGTGGCGCGCCGGACCTATCGGGCTCAGTACGACGGCTACTGCCAGATCGTCGGGGTCGACCCGGCGTCGCAGACCGAGACATACTTCAAGCTCGAGACCGTCATGAGCGGGCACCGATGGGCGGGCGTGCCGGTGACCTTCGAGAGCGGCAAGCGCGTGGGTGAGGCGCCCCTGAAGCGCATCGTCGTGACGTTCCGCCACCGCCACCCCTGCCTGTGCGGCAAGGCAAAGACACACCTGCGCAACCAGGTCATTTTCACGCTCGAGCCCAACGACACCATCGAGATCACGTTCTGGGCGAAGCGACCCGGCTTCGACTACGAGGTCGAGAAGCGGACCTTCGGCTTCGCGCTCTATGAGAAGACCGAGCGGCTCCAGTATGTGGCCGAGTACGCCAAGCTGCTCTACGACGCGATACTCGGCGACCAGACGGCATTCGTCTCAACCGACGAGGTCCGCGCGATGTGGGCCTTCATCGACCCGGTGATCGACGAGTGGCGCGAGGGCGTGACCCCGCTGGAGACGTATGCGCCCGACACCGAGGAGCCGGTGCGGCATGCCGCGGCCGCGCTTCGAGCGAACCAACGGGGGCGGCAGATCGGGGTCGCGGGACTCGGCAAGATGGGCGCCGGCATCGCGCTCAACCTGGCCGATCACGGCTGGGAGGTCGTGGGATGGAACCGCACGGTACAGGTGGCGCACGATCTCGCCGAAGACGGCGTCTTTCCTGCAGATACGCTTGAGGCCCTGGTCGCGGTGCTTCGGCCACCACGCGTGGTGTGGCTCATGATCCCCGCCGGCAGGCCCGTCGACGCCGTGCTCTTCAGCGATGACGGCAAGCACGGGCTTGCGGACCTCCTCGAGCCCGGCGACATCGTCATCGACGGCGGCAACTCCCGCTACGCCGACGACGAGCCGCGTGCTGCGCGCCTTGCCGAACGCGGCATCGGGTTCCTCGACTGCGGGACGTCCGGCGGCCCGGCCGGGGCTCGCCACGGGGCGTGCTTGATGATCGGCGGCGATCGGGCCACATTCGAGCGCGTCGAGCCGGTGTTTGCCGATGTCGCCGTCCGGGACGGCTACCGGTTCTTCGACGGAGTAGGCTCGGGACACTTCGTGAAGATGGTCCACAACGGCATCGAGTACGGCATGATGCAGGCGATCGCCGAGGGCTTCGCCCTGATGCATGATTCGTCGCGCGATCTGGACCTTGCGGCCGTCGCCGACGTCTACCAGCATGCGAGCGTCATCGAGTCGAGACTCGTGGGATGGCTGGGCTCGGCATACGAGCGCTTCGGCTGTGACCTCGAGCCCGTGTCGGGCTCCCCCGGCCACACCGGCGAGGGCGCCTGGACGATCGACGCAGCGAGAGAGGCGGGAATTCCGGTGCCCGCGATCGAAGCGGCGCTGCAGTTCAGGATCGATGCCGATGACAGCCCCAGCTACACGGGCAAGGTCGTGCAGGCGCTGCGCAACGAGTTCGGCGGCCACGGGCTGGCACCAGGGACGTCGAAGTAG
- a CDS encoding DUF2089 domain-containing protein — protein MAHDWHDLTDLTGDRAFVVTQVRLKDSGITLEGEFEPPPLAGLRYEDQVFVGEFVRCHGSIKHMEKAFGVSYPTIKNRLNRIAAQLQLVQIDIEPASEPSDEVLDLLDRGEITAVEAAERLRR, from the coding sequence ATGGCACATGATTGGCACGATCTGACCGACCTCACGGGCGACCGCGCGTTCGTCGTCACGCAGGTCCGTCTCAAGGACAGCGGCATCACCCTCGAGGGTGAGTTCGAGCCGCCGCCGCTGGCAGGGCTTCGCTACGAGGACCAGGTCTTCGTGGGCGAGTTCGTTCGATGCCACGGCTCGATCAAGCACATGGAGAAGGCGTTCGGCGTGAGCTACCCCACCATCAAGAACCGGCTCAACCGCATCGCCGCGCAGCTCCAGCTCGTGCAGATCGACATCGAGCCGGCGTCTGAACCCAGCGATGAGGTACTCGACTTGCTCGACCGCGGCGAGATCACCGCGGTTGAGGCCGCGGAGAGGCTGCGGCGATGA
- a CDS encoding DUF4004 family protein — protein sequence MDAEISKKDLLRETGISYGQLYRWKRMGLIPEEWFVRKSTFTGTETFFPRERVLARIAKITSMKGDDLSLEQIADVVAPPLASVALLPAEVLDRRIASTSTIGLYATVRPTEGTYALGDILTLHVLDSLLREGVVTADEGRALVGTMASGLVGESEGEFEALLVRKAGLSLWMLVSRGCAPRLEEEARVVARIDLGARLEDLKSLLAADERTTR from the coding sequence ATGGACGCCGAGATATCCAAGAAGGACCTGTTGCGCGAGACCGGCATCAGCTACGGCCAGCTCTACCGCTGGAAGCGGATGGGGCTCATCCCGGAAGAGTGGTTCGTCCGCAAGTCCACCTTCACGGGCACCGAAACGTTCTTCCCGCGCGAGCGTGTGCTCGCCCGCATCGCCAAGATCACGTCGATGAAGGGCGATGACCTCTCGCTCGAGCAGATCGCCGATGTGGTGGCGCCCCCGCTGGCGAGCGTCGCTCTGTTGCCCGCCGAGGTGCTGGATCGCCGGATCGCAAGCACGTCCACGATCGGCCTGTATGCGACCGTGCGGCCCACCGAGGGCACCTATGCGCTCGGCGACATCCTCACGCTCCACGTGCTCGACAGCCTGCTGCGTGAGGGCGTGGTGACCGCCGACGAGGGCCGCGCGCTCGTGGGCACGATGGCCTCGGGGCTCGTCGGCGAAAGCGAGGGCGAGTTCGAGGCGCTGCTCGTGCGCAAGGCGGGGCTGTCGTTGTGGATGCTCGTCTCGCGAGGCTGCGCTCCTCGGCTCGAGGAAGAGGCTCGCGTGGTCGCTCGCATCGACCTCGGCGCGCGCCTCGAAGATCTGAAATCACTGCTCGCGGCAGATGAAAGGACGACACGATGA
- a CDS encoding SDR family oxidoreductase, which translates to MPRTYVITGTASGIAAATAKILKERGNTVIGIDIHDADIVADLSTKQGRLDAASKAIELAGGSIDAVIACAGLAHPIAKTVSVNYFGMTEFLEALAPTLAKSDAPRAALISSMASLMPNDPALVEAMFVDDDEAKAVARAQELVDAGGGMEQLIYGSTKRAISRWVRRESPKPEWAGAGIPLNAIGPGIVKTPMVAEMIATAEARAGLDQAVPMPLNYYLEPEGVAYLLIWLTSVENTHVTGQTIYIDGGSDVVLRGDNVWDLAAS; encoded by the coding sequence ATGCCTCGTACGTACGTCATCACAGGAACCGCCTCGGGCATCGCGGCGGCGACCGCAAAGATCCTCAAGGAGCGCGGCAACACGGTCATCGGCATCGACATCCATGACGCGGACATCGTCGCCGATCTCAGCACAAAACAGGGTCGGCTCGACGCTGCCAGTAAGGCGATCGAACTGGCTGGCGGGAGCATCGATGCGGTGATCGCGTGTGCCGGTCTGGCACATCCGATCGCCAAGACGGTGTCGGTCAACTACTTCGGCATGACCGAGTTTCTCGAGGCGCTCGCGCCCACGCTCGCGAAGTCCGATGCGCCGCGTGCGGCGCTCATCAGCTCCATGGCCTCCCTTATGCCGAACGACCCGGCTCTCGTCGAGGCGATGTTCGTCGACGACGACGAGGCCAAGGCGGTCGCACGGGCCCAGGAGCTCGTGGACGCCGGCGGCGGCATGGAGCAGCTCATCTACGGCTCAACGAAGCGCGCCATCAGCCGCTGGGTCCGGCGCGAGTCCCCCAAGCCTGAGTGGGCCGGCGCGGGCATCCCGCTCAATGCCATCGGTCCGGGCATCGTGAAGACGCCGATGGTGGCCGAGATGATCGCCACCGCCGAGGCGCGCGCGGGCCTCGACCAGGCGGTTCCCATGCCGCTCAACTACTATCTGGAGCCGGAGGGCGTCGCCTATCTGCTCATCTGGCTCACCAGTGTCGAGAACACGCACGTGACCGGGCAGACGATCTACATCGACGGCGGCTCGGACGTGGTGCTCCGTGGCGACAACGTTTGGGATCTGGCGGCCAGCTGA
- a CDS encoding NAD(P)/FAD-dependent oxidoreductase has translation MQRFDVIVIGTGVAGQTAAGELAAAGKRVAVVDKREFGGTCALRGCEPKKVLVAAAEVAERAATQAGNGLSGAVRLDWPSLIEFKRTFTDPMSPVIEKSLTDSGVVALHGVARFVSEDTLDVGGAQYAAEHFVVATGAVPRDLGIPGAELVTDSEGFMAAETIGSRVVFIGGGYISFEFAHMAAAAGAQAVVLHRGARVLEGFDPDLAEMLARAYRSAGIEIRTGTVVAEARDAGGALEIVCGNGDIVACDMAVHGAGRVPDLEGLDLKAAGIAYGPRGIDTDESMRSTTNPHVFAAGDAAASGIPLTPVGIAQARIVVANILEPGAATFAPVVTPSVVFSDPPLASIGLTEEQAQERGLDVEVKLTDTSAWASSRRVGQRASGAKTIVERGSGRIVGAHLLGHGAEEVINVFAAAIIGGLTASDIKGGLWAYPTASSEIVYLL, from the coding sequence ATGCAGCGGTTCGACGTCATCGTCATCGGCACCGGAGTAGCCGGTCAGACGGCCGCCGGTGAACTCGCAGCGGCGGGTAAGCGAGTCGCGGTGGTCGACAAGCGCGAGTTCGGTGGGACGTGTGCGCTTCGCGGATGTGAGCCGAAGAAGGTGCTCGTGGCCGCCGCCGAGGTTGCCGAGCGCGCTGCTACGCAGGCCGGCAACGGCCTGTCAGGGGCGGTTCGTCTCGACTGGCCGTCGCTCATCGAGTTCAAGCGGACCTTCACCGATCCGATGTCGCCGGTCATAGAGAAGTCGCTCACCGATTCCGGAGTCGTCGCGCTCCATGGCGTGGCGCGATTCGTTTCGGAGGACACCCTCGACGTCGGCGGCGCGCAGTACGCAGCCGAGCACTTCGTGGTCGCCACTGGGGCAGTGCCCCGCGACCTGGGGATCCCGGGGGCAGAGCTGGTGACAGACAGCGAAGGCTTCATGGCGGCCGAGACTATCGGCAGCCGGGTGGTCTTCATCGGCGGTGGCTACATCTCGTTCGAGTTCGCCCACATGGCTGCCGCGGCCGGGGCTCAGGCGGTCGTACTTCACCGGGGGGCCCGTGTGCTGGAGGGGTTCGATCCGGATCTGGCGGAGATGCTCGCTCGCGCCTATCGCAGCGCGGGAATCGAGATTCGAACCGGCACGGTCGTAGCCGAAGCCCGCGATGCGGGCGGAGCGCTGGAGATCGTGTGCGGAAACGGAGACATCGTCGCCTGCGACATGGCCGTTCACGGGGCGGGCCGGGTGCCGGACCTCGAGGGGCTCGACCTCAAGGCTGCCGGCATCGCGTACGGGCCCCGCGGCATCGACACTGACGAGTCGATGCGCTCGACCACCAACCCGCACGTGTTTGCGGCAGGAGACGCGGCGGCATCGGGGATCCCGCTCACGCCTGTCGGGATCGCGCAGGCTCGCATCGTGGTGGCGAACATTCTCGAGCCGGGTGCGGCCACGTTCGCGCCGGTCGTGACCCCGTCGGTCGTGTTCTCCGACCCGCCACTCGCCTCGATCGGACTCACCGAGGAGCAGGCGCAGGAGCGCGGTCTCGACGTGGAAGTGAAACTGACCGACACGTCAGCGTGGGCGTCCTCGCGCAGGGTGGGTCAGCGCGCCTCGGGCGCCAAGACGATCGTGGAGCGTGGGAGCGGCCGCATCGTTGGTGCGCACCTACTCGGGCATGGTGCCGAGGAGGTCATCAACGTGTTCGCCGCCGCGATCATCGGCGGCCTGACCGCGAGCGACATCAAAGGCGGACTCTGGGCGTACCCGACGGCAAGTTCGGAGATCGTGTACCTGCTCTGA
- a CDS encoding acyl-CoA dehydratase activase-related protein, protein MTEARTVGLPRALLYHKYHTLWTTFFEELGWRTVISGPTTRGTLERGVGLAVDESCLPMKVFLGHVDSLRDHCDVVFIPRLESLTPDEHLCVKFMGVYDIVRNTMPDLAVIGYDVDAANAVHERSSMIALARQLGAGRLASRRAYDRALTAQRAHERELARLQESLLETGGPHPDRIRILVVGHTYNLADELIGKPIITYLESLGVEVITSDAIDKPLARKLSARLSPGIRWTYNKELLGAVELYRDVVDGIVFIVTFPCGPDSLMGELCQRKLHGVPVATIVLDELQAEAGLRTRLESFVDIIAAKRHARQRCEVGS, encoded by the coding sequence GTGACCGAAGCGCGAACAGTCGGACTGCCGCGCGCACTCCTGTACCACAAGTACCACACGCTGTGGACGACCTTCTTCGAGGAGCTCGGTTGGCGCACGGTCATCAGTGGGCCGACCACCCGTGGGACGCTCGAGCGCGGGGTCGGGCTTGCCGTCGACGAGTCGTGCCTGCCGATGAAGGTCTTCCTCGGACACGTTGATTCGCTTCGCGACCACTGTGATGTTGTGTTCATTCCACGGCTTGAGTCGCTGACGCCCGACGAACATCTCTGCGTCAAGTTCATGGGCGTCTACGATATCGTGCGCAACACCATGCCCGACCTGGCCGTGATCGGCTACGACGTCGATGCCGCCAATGCCGTGCACGAGCGCTCGAGCATGATCGCGCTCGCGCGCCAGCTGGGAGCCGGCCGGCTTGCCAGCCGCCGCGCCTACGACCGGGCCCTCACGGCCCAGCGCGCACACGAGCGCGAGCTCGCCCGGCTGCAGGAGTCGCTCCTCGAGACCGGCGGCCCGCACCCCGACCGGATCCGCATCCTGGTCGTCGGACACACCTACAACCTCGCCGACGAGCTCATCGGCAAGCCGATCATCACGTATCTCGAGTCGCTTGGCGTAGAGGTGATCACCTCCGATGCGATCGACAAGCCGCTCGCCCGGAAGTTGTCCGCACGGCTGTCTCCCGGCATCAGGTGGACGTACAACAAGGAGCTGCTCGGGGCGGTCGAGCTCTACCGGGATGTCGTCGACGGGATCGTGTTCATCGTGACCTTCCCGTGCGGACCGGACTCGCTCATGGGCGAACTGTGCCAGCGCAAACTCCACGGCGTGCCTGTTGCGACGATCGTCTTAGACGAGTTGCAGGCCGAAGCCGGGCTGCGCACCCGCCTGGAGAGCTTCGTGGACATCATCGCGGCCAAACGGCACGCCCGGCAGCGCTGCGAGGTGGGGTCGTGA